From the genome of Thermoanaerobaculia bacterium:
ACGACGGTGGCGACACCGCGGAAGAAGTGCGGCCGGACCTCGCTTTCGAGCCCCATGGCCGCGCCCCGGGGCTCGATCCAGGTGCCGAACCCCTCCGGATAGACCGTCGCGCGGTCGGGCAGGAACAGAAGATCGCAGCCCGCCCGGGCGAGGAGAGCCGCGTCGCGCTCGGGGTGCCGCGGGTAGCTCTCGAAGTCTTCGTGCGGTGCGAACTGGCTCGGGTTGACGAAGATCGACGCCACGACCCGCGGCGCGTGCCGGCGGGCGATAGCGATGAGCGAAAGATGGCCTTCGTGCAGCGCCCCCATGGTCGGCACGAAGGCGATCGTCGCGCCGTCGGACCTCCAGGAGGACAGGGCGTTCTCGAGCCCCGCCGCGGTGTGAACAGTCTTCATCCGCTGAGCTTATCCGGCCCGAGATCCGCCTGCGAAGCGGCTCGCGAGCCGCTTCTAGCCCCCATACAACCGTTCGAGAGGCGGCGCGGCGGTGGCCGAGGGAAAGCCCGGATCCTCGAAGCACTCCTCCGGCGCCGGAAAGCGCCCCTCGCGCACATCGTCCGCGAACGCCGCGATCGCCTCGCGGGCGCCCCTGCCCTGCTCGGCGTAGCGCCGCACGAAACGCGGCGCGATGCGCTCCTCGATGCCCAGGAGGTCGTGGTAGACCAGCACCTGGCCGTCGCAGTAAGGCCCGGCGCCGATGCCGATCGTCGGGATGCCGACCGCCTCGGTCACCTCGCGGCCGAGCTCGGTCGGGATGCACTCGAGGACGAGCGCGAAGGCGCCCGCCGCCTCGACCGCCGCCGCCGCCTCGAGCAGCGCCGCGCGCGCTTCGGCGCCGCGGCCCTGGACCTTGAAGCCGCCGAACTTGTGGATCGACTGCGGCGTCAACCCGAGGTGCGCCTGCACCGGGACTTCGGCCGCCACCAGCGCTTCGATGACGTCGATCCGCGCGCCCTCGATCTTGACCGCCGAGGCCCCCCCCTCCTTGATGAAGCGCAGGGCGTTGGCGACCGCTTGATCCGGGCCGAGGTGAAACGAGCCGTAGGGCATGTCGGCGATGAGCAGGGCGCGCTGGAGACCCCGGCGCACCGCCTTTACATGGTGGAGCATCTCGTCCATGGTGACCGACAGGGTGTCGGCGTGCCCGAGCACGACCATGGCGAGCGAGTCGCCGACCAGCACCATGTCGACGCCGGCAGCGTCGGCGCTCCTCGCCTGCGGATAGTCGTAGGCGGTGACCATCACCAGGCGTTCGCCCCGGGCGGGGGCCTCGCGCAACTGCGGCACACTGATCTTCTTGCTGGGACTGCCCATCCGGCACCTCCGCGAAAACAGAAAACCCCTCCGCTTGCAAAGTGCGACGGAAGGGTTTCGCGGTGCCGGGGGACTCGCGCCGATCTCTCCTCGGGTGTCCGTCCCTCGGCGCTACAGGGATCGGGCCCCGACGCAGGCGGGCCACTCTGGGCAGCTTCTCTTCCCGTCTCGGTCCCGCAGATGCGGGATCCCAGCGGCAGGAAGATTCTAGGTCCCGTTGCGCCGCGACGCAAATCCTCCCTCGCGGCGCGGACGGACTCGCCTGCGCGCGGCTTTCAACCGCTGCTCCTCACGAGAGTCCACCGCAGAGAATCGGCGAGGAATGCGGGCTAAACTACAACGCGTGATCGGCAGCAAACTGGCGCACTATCGGATCCTCGCGAAGCTCGGCGAGGGCGGCATGGGCATCGTCTTCCTCGCCGAGGACGAGCGTCTGCACCGCAAAGTCGCGCTCAAAACCCTGCCGCCCGCTCTGGCGGAGGATCCGCACCGCCTCGCGCGCTTCGAGCGCGAAGTGAGGTCGGTCGCGACGCTCAACCACCCGAACATCGTCACCATCTACTCGGTCGAAGAGGCCGACGGCAAGCGCTTCTTCACCATGGAACACGTCGAGGGCAAGACCCTCTCGCAGCTCCTTCCGCCCGGAGGCCTGCCGCTCAAGGAGTTCCTGAAGATCGCGCTACCGCTCGCCGACGCCCTCGCCGCAGCGCACGCCAAGGGGATCCAGCACCGCGACCTGAAACCCGGCAACGTCATGGTCAACAGCGACGGCCGGGTCAAGGTTCTCGACTTCGGCCTCGCCAAGCTCCGCGAGTCCGAGACCACCGACGCGATGGGCTTCCATCCTCAGACCTCCCTCACCCAGGAGGGCCTGGCGATCGGCACCCTCGCCTACATGGCGCCCGAACAGCTGCGCATGCAGGCGACCGATCACCGCGCCGACATTTTCTCGCTCGGCGTCGTGCTCTACGAGATGGCGACCGGCCACTGTCCGTTCCTCGGTCAGTCGACCGCCGAGGTCATCTCCGCCATCCTCCGTGACCAGCCGGCGCGTGCCTTCGAGGAGAACCAGCAGATCCCGGCGCAGATCGACTCGATCCTGCGCCGCTGCCTCGAGAAGGAGCCCGCCAAGCGCTGGGCAACGGCGGTCGAGCTCCGCGACAAGCTCGCCGAGGTCTCCCGCGCTGTCGACCTCGGCCAGACCGGCAGTCTCGTCTCGAAGACCCCGAGCGACACGGTGGAGATCGTCCGCTCGCGCTCTACCCGCTTCGGGATCGCCGCCCTCGCCATCGTCCTCTTGGGCGCCGGCGCCCTCGCCTGGCGCGCCCGGGTGCCGCGGGCGGCGGGAGGAGGCGTCACGCTGGCCGGCGAAAATGGCGGAGGCGGTGGAGCCGTGCCGGCCGCCGCGAAGGTCCCGTCGCTCGTCGTCCTGCCACTCTCGAACTTCGCCAACGAGCCCGAGTACTTCGTCGACGGCATGACCGACGCTCTCATCTCCGCCCTCGCCCGCATCCAGGGCGTGCGCGTCATCTCGCGCCAGTCGGCGATGCACTACAAGGACTCGAAGAAGCTCCTGCCAGAGATCGCCCGAGAGTTGGGCGTCGACTTCGTGGTCGAGGGCTCCGTCACCCGCTCGGCCGACCGCGTGCGCCTGAACGCCCAGGTCATCCAGGCCGACCCCGAGACCACCCTCTGGTCGGAGAGCTTCGAGCGCGCCACCCAGGACGTCGTCGCCCTCCAGAACACTTTTGCCAGTGCGATCGCCCACGCCGTCCACGCGCAGATCTCTCCGGTCGAGGAGACGCAGATGGCCAGCACGAAGTCCGTCGATCCGAAAGCCTACGAGGCCTATCTCCAGGGTCGCTATTGGGCCGGCAAGCACGGCGCCGAGAGCTTCCGCAAAGCCCAGGGCTATTTCGAACGTGCGATCGCCATCGACTCGGCCTTCGCACCCGCCTGGACGGATCTCGCCGCCATTCTCCAGCGCCAGGGCTATTTCTTCGCGGACCTGGCTCCGAAGCTGGTGCAAGCCGAGACCGCCGTTCAACGTGCACTCGATCTCGACCCGACCTCTGCCGCTGCGCACGCTGTCCTTGGCGACCTGCATCTCGCGCGCTGGAACTGGGACGCGGCCGAGCAGGAAATTCGCAAAGCGGTGGGCTTCGAGCCCAACTCCTCCGTCGCCCACCTCAACTATTGGCGCCTTCTGATGCGGCTGCGCCGATTCGAGGAGGCGCGCCGCGAGATCGAGCTCGCCCGCAC
Proteins encoded in this window:
- the panB gene encoding 3-methyl-2-oxobutanoate hydroxymethyltransferase, with amino-acid sequence MGSPSKKISVPQLREAPARGERLVMVTAYDYPQARSADAAGVDMVLVGDSLAMVVLGHADTLSVTMDEMLHHVKAVRRGLQRALLIADMPYGSFHLGPDQAVANALRFIKEGGASAVKIEGARIDVIEALVAAEVPVQAHLGLTPQSIHKFGGFKVQGRGAEARAALLEAAAAVEAAGAFALVLECIPTELGREVTEAVGIPTIGIGAGPYCDGQVLVYHDLLGIEERIAPRFVRRYAEQGRGAREAIAAFADDVREGRFPAPEECFEDPGFPSATAAPPLERLYGG
- a CDS encoding protein kinase; the protein is MRAKLQRVIGSKLAHYRILAKLGEGGMGIVFLAEDERLHRKVALKTLPPALAEDPHRLARFEREVRSVATLNHPNIVTIYSVEEADGKRFFTMEHVEGKTLSQLLPPGGLPLKEFLKIALPLADALAAAHAKGIQHRDLKPGNVMVNSDGRVKVLDFGLAKLRESETTDAMGFHPQTSLTQEGLAIGTLAYMAPEQLRMQATDHRADIFSLGVVLYEMATGHCPFLGQSTAEVISAILRDQPARAFEENQQIPAQIDSILRRCLEKEPAKRWATAVELRDKLAEVSRAVDLGQTGSLVSKTPSDTVEIVRSRSTRFGIAALAIVLLGAGALAWRARVPRAAGGGVTLAGENGGGGGAVPAAAKVPSLVVLPLSNFANEPEYFVDGMTDALISALARIQGVRVISRQSAMHYKDSKKLLPEIARELGVDFVVEGSVTRSADRVRLNAQVIQADPETTLWSESFERATQDVVALQNTFASAIAHAVHAQISPVEETQMASTKSVDPKAYEAYLQGRYWAGKHGAESFRKAQGYFERAIAIDSAFAPAWTDLAAILQRQGYFFADLAPKLVQAETAVQRALDLDPTSAAAHAVLGDLHLARWNWDAAEQEIRKAVGFEPNSSVAHLNYWRLLMRLRRFEEARREIELARTLDPVSANITANYGYQFSVEGRCQEALGYFDQTLELDPDFTLVHAYAWLCHHQLERDPERGRELRSWLLAEQLDEVVPEFERRLARDGYPSALSWVANRLDAMADNPNVTVGLVAGLLATAGEPDKAMRWLERGYEKRAWSLGWIATMLDLQSLRGREDFRSLVRKMNLPDPGE